Proteins from a genomic interval of Aquabacterium sp. J223:
- the miaA gene encoding tRNA (adenosine(37)-N6)-dimethylallyltransferase MiaA, translating into MTSVWIGLAGPTAAGKTEAALAVARALALDGRPVEVVSVDSALVYRGMDIGTAKPTAAEREEVPHHGLDLLDPHEAYSAARFVADAQAAIDHITARGALPLLVGGTMLYFKALVDGLDAMPEADPDVRAALDAEAAERGWPALHAELARVDPATAARLKPHDAQRIQRALEVFRSSGRPLSSFHRREAAPTGPRPTLISLEPGDRAWLHDRIARRFAAMLAAGFLDEVRRLRARGDLHPGLPSMRAVGYRQAWEALDRNDHAPDLGALSERGIAATRQLAKRQLTWLRGWADRRPVAADAPDAIDQVVQAVRRSL; encoded by the coding sequence GTGACATCGGTGTGGATCGGCCTGGCCGGGCCCACCGCCGCCGGCAAGACCGAGGCGGCGCTGGCGGTGGCGCGCGCGCTCGCCCTCGACGGCCGGCCGGTGGAGGTGGTGAGCGTCGATTCGGCGCTGGTCTACCGCGGCATGGACATCGGCACCGCCAAGCCCACCGCCGCCGAGCGCGAAGAGGTGCCGCACCACGGGCTGGACCTGCTCGACCCGCACGAGGCCTATTCGGCCGCCCGCTTCGTCGCCGACGCCCAGGCGGCCATCGACCACATCACCGCCCGCGGCGCGCTGCCGCTGCTGGTCGGCGGCACGATGCTGTACTTCAAGGCGCTGGTCGACGGCCTGGACGCCATGCCCGAGGCCGACCCGGACGTCCGCGCGGCGCTGGACGCCGAGGCCGCCGAACGCGGCTGGCCGGCGCTGCACGCCGAACTGGCGAGGGTGGACCCGGCCACCGCCGCGCGGCTGAAGCCGCATGACGCGCAGCGCATCCAGCGCGCGCTGGAGGTGTTCCGCAGCAGCGGCCGGCCGCTGTCCAGCTTCCACCGTCGCGAGGCGGCGCCCACCGGGCCCCGGCCGACGCTGATCAGCCTGGAGCCCGGCGACCGGGCGTGGCTGCACGACCGCATCGCCCGGCGCTTCGCCGCCATGCTGGCGGCCGGCTTCCTCGACGAGGTGCGGCGGCTGCGCGCGCGCGGCGACCTGCACCCCGGCCTGCCGTCGATGCGCGCCGTCGGCTACCGGCAGGCCTGGGAGGCGCTGGACCGGAACGACCATGCGCCGGACCTCGGGGCGCTGAGCGAGCGCGGCATCGCCGCCACCCGCCAGCTGGCCAAGCGCCAGCTCACCTGGCTGCGCGGCTGGGCCGACCGCCGGCCGGTGGCCGCCGATGCGCCGGACGCCATCGACCAGGTGGTGCAGGCGGTACGCCGATCGCTCTGA
- a CDS encoding ABC transporter ATP-binding protein — MLELDGLTKRYGDAPVFTDVHLRAVPGEVVALLGESGVGKSTLLNCIAGLDRPDAGTVRLGGTEVTALDEHGQALFRRAHVGFVFQAFHLLPHLSVGHNVGLPLRLLGTPDEARVQSLLDAVGLAGFADRLPRTLSGGQLQRVAIARALVHRPALVLADEPTGNLDPATAAPVLDLLLDQVRAQPAIGLLVTHSPAAAARCDRVLTLTPSGLRAP, encoded by the coding sequence ATGCTCGAACTCGACGGCCTGACCAAGCGCTACGGCGACGCGCCCGTCTTCACCGACGTGCACCTGCGCGCCGTGCCCGGCGAGGTGGTGGCGCTGCTCGGCGAATCGGGCGTCGGCAAGTCGACGCTGCTCAACTGCATCGCCGGGCTCGACCGGCCGGACGCCGGGACGGTGCGCCTGGGCGGCACCGAGGTCACCGCGCTGGACGAGCACGGCCAGGCGCTGTTCCGCCGCGCGCACGTGGGCTTCGTCTTCCAGGCCTTCCACCTGCTGCCGCACCTGAGCGTGGGCCACAACGTCGGCCTGCCGCTGCGGCTGCTGGGCACACCGGACGAGGCCCGCGTGCAGTCGCTGCTCGACGCGGTCGGCCTGGCCGGCTTCGCCGACCGGCTGCCGCGCACGCTGTCCGGCGGCCAGCTGCAGCGGGTGGCCATCGCCCGCGCGCTGGTGCACCGGCCGGCGCTGGTGCTGGCCGACGAGCCCACCGGCAACCTCGACCCGGCCACCGCCGCGCCGGTGCTCGACCTGCTGCTCGACCAGGTGCGCGCCCAGCCGGCGATCGGCCTGCTGGTGACGCACTCGCCGGCGGCGGCCGCCCGCTGCGACCGGGTGCTGACGCTGACGCCGAGCGGCCTGAGGGCCCCATGA